A DNA window from Acidobacteriota bacterium contains the following coding sequences:
- a CDS encoding 2Fe-2S iron-sulfur cluster-binding protein: MEAREGIGSVIVEEEKAETDRKTCKVTFRRSNTEPVTVEYEPGVTPYHEHGKEGSLLDIALNCGVNLEHSCGGNCACTTCHVIVKQGEENLTEMDEDEEDRLYMADGLTLHSRLGCQCVVTGDVTVEIPDTLEFLRH, translated from the coding sequence ATGGAAGCGAGAGAAGGAATCGGTAGCGTCATCGTCGAAGAAGAGAAAGCGGAGACTGACAGGAAGACATGCAAGGTCACGTTCCGGCGCTCGAACACCGAGCCGGTGACCGTCGAGTACGAGCCGGGGGTGACGCCCTATCACGAGCACGGCAAGGAAGGGTCGCTGCTGGACATCGCGCTGAACTGCGGCGTTAACCTGGAGCACTCATGCGGCGGAAACTGCGCGTGTACAACCTGCCACGTGATAGTCAAACAGGGCGAAGAGAATTTGACGGAGATGGACGAAGACGAAGAGGACCGGCTCTACATGGCCGACGGCTTGACGCTGCATTCGAGGCTTGGCTGCCAGTGCGTGGTCACCGGCGACGTGACGGTTGAGATTCCGGACACGCTTGAATTCCTTCGTCACTAA
- the hscA gene encoding Fe-S protein assembly chaperone HscA — MPVIELSLSGRPKSARVVGIDLGTTNSLVAYMSDHGPEVIRDESGNGLVPSIVYYDHEQDRLLVGEEARDRLITEPRKAIYSVKRFMGKGSADVQEDLSLVPFQIAAGSEQVIGFQMGDRVFTPPEISAFILRDLKKSASQFFGEEVSQAVITVPAYFNDAQRQATKDAGHLAGLEVLRIVNEPTAASLAYGIDKKDEAIVAVYDLGGGTFDISILKLKDGIFEVLSTNGDTHLGGDDLDNRIITLVIDELERGAGKGVALDPAVFQAIRKAVIKAKHDLSESDSALIEIDLGAEHGPYRRELARHEFDGLIAELAERTIGPCKQALKDADLVPEQIDEVVMVGGSTRIPLVRSRVKELFKREPHIELNPDEVVALGAAIQADVLAGGRRDLLLLDVTPLSLGIETMGGVVAKIINRNSTIPASAAEMFTTWVDNQTGIDVHVLQGERELVEDCRSLAKFTLKGIPPQPAGFPRIEVRFLIDANGILTVSARDLRTGQEHSIEVKPSYGLTDEQIEKMLIDSFEFAEEDIRKRQLIEARNEAETVMRAAEKALAEHAQGLIDDDERTGIRRALDDLRQAVGGEDYQLIREKIKGLDDASHHLAEVIMDTALLTALKDRKVSEVAEG, encoded by the coding sequence ATGCCGGTCATTGAACTCAGCTTGAGCGGCCGCCCGAAGTCTGCTCGCGTAGTCGGCATAGACCTCGGCACCACCAATAGCCTCGTCGCTTATATGAGCGACCACGGTCCCGAGGTTATTCGCGACGAATCGGGCAACGGGCTCGTGCCGTCGATTGTTTATTACGACCACGAGCAAGACCGCTTGCTTGTTGGAGAGGAAGCTCGCGATCGGCTCATCACCGAACCGCGCAAGGCGATCTATTCTGTAAAGCGATTCATGGGAAAGGGCAGCGCAGACGTTCAGGAAGATCTCAGCCTCGTTCCGTTTCAGATTGCAGCGGGCAGCGAGCAAGTGATTGGGTTCCAGATGGGCGACCGCGTCTTCACCCCGCCCGAGATTTCCGCATTCATACTTCGCGATCTTAAAAAGAGTGCTTCGCAGTTCTTCGGCGAGGAAGTTTCTCAGGCAGTCATAACGGTTCCGGCTTATTTCAACGACGCTCAGCGGCAGGCTACAAAAGACGCGGGCCATCTGGCCGGGCTTGAAGTGCTGCGGATCGTCAATGAGCCCACGGCGGCTTCGCTTGCGTACGGCATCGACAAGAAGGACGAGGCCATCGTCGCCGTTTATGATCTTGGCGGCGGCACATTCGATATATCGATACTGAAGCTCAAAGACGGTATCTTCGAGGTGCTCTCGACTAACGGCGACACGCATCTAGGGGGCGACGACCTGGACAATCGGATCATCACACTGGTCATCGATGAACTCGAACGCGGCGCGGGCAAGGGCGTCGCACTCGATCCGGCCGTATTTCAGGCGATCCGAAAAGCCGTCATCAAGGCAAAGCACGACCTTTCGGAATCTGACAGCGCGCTGATCGAGATCGATCTGGGAGCTGAGCACGGACCATATCGGCGCGAGTTGGCGCGCCATGAATTCGACGGGCTGATCGCTGAACTGGCCGAGCGCACGATTGGCCCCTGCAAGCAAGCGCTGAAAGACGCCGACCTCGTTCCCGAGCAGATCGATGAAGTCGTGATGGTAGGCGGCTCGACGCGCATTCCGCTGGTCCGCAGCAGAGTGAAAGAACTGTTCAAGCGCGAGCCACACATCGAGCTAAATCCGGACGAGGTCGTCGCGCTCGGCGCCGCCATTCAAGCCGATGTGCTTGCAGGCGGGCGAAGAGACTTGCTCTTGCTCGACGTCACTCCGCTGAGCCTCGGAATCGAGACGATGGGTGGGGTCGTGGCCAAGATAATCAATCGCAACTCGACGATCCCCGCTTCGGCAGCGGAGATGTTCACCACGTGGGTCGACAATCAAACCGGCATCGACGTTCACGTTCTTCAGGGTGAACGCGAGTTGGTCGAAGATTGCCGGAGTCTCGCGAAGTTCACTCTGAAGGGCATACCGCCCCAGCCCGCCGGGTTCCCTCGAATCGAGGTGAGGTTCTTGATCGACGCCAACGGCATTTTGACCGTCAGCGCGCGCGATTTGCGAACCGGTCAAGAGCATTCGATCGAGGTCAAGCCTTCGTACGGGTTGACCGATGAGCAGATCGAGAAGATGTTGATCGACTCGTTCGAATTCGCCGAAGAGGACATTCGCAAACGTCAACTCATCGAAGCTCGCAACGAAGCCGAGACCGTAATGCGCGCCGCGGAGAAAGCGCTGGCGGAGCACGCACAAGGGTTGATCGATGACGACGAGCGTACGGGAATTCGGCGCGCTCTCGATGATCTTCGCCAGGCTGTCGGCGGCGAGGACTATCAATTGATACGCGAAAAGATCAAAGGCCTGGACGACGCTTCGCATCATTTGGCGGAGGTCATTATGGACACCGCGCTGCTGACAGCGCTCAAAGACCGCAAGGTATCGGAAGTTGCGGAAGGCTAA
- the hscB gene encoding Fe-S protein assembly co-chaperone HscB — protein MAEAAINTERVSQTVCLHCGAQSAGAHFCSECGKIQAAVEGSGHFSFFGLPRKLRIDESELEKSFYAFSRQFHPDYFMSASEPERQASMERSSMLNDAYRTLRDKVARVTYLLTLEGYKEAEKKAPPDLLEEVFELNMQIEELKAAKRMGDEEEVAEARSALEDALAGLREKLAGIDKRLLALFEDWDSALDRSAATDEKKPLLDRMSELLSHRSYVRHLADSIQEEL, from the coding sequence ATGGCTGAAGCTGCAATCAACACCGAAAGAGTTTCTCAGACCGTCTGCCTGCATTGCGGCGCTCAATCCGCCGGGGCGCACTTTTGCTCCGAGTGCGGAAAGATTCAAGCAGCCGTCGAGGGCTCGGGTCATTTCAGCTTCTTCGGTTTGCCTAGAAAGCTGCGCATCGATGAATCCGAACTCGAAAAGTCGTTCTATGCGTTTAGCCGGCAGTTTCATCCTGACTACTTCATGAGCGCGAGCGAACCTGAACGGCAAGCCAGTATGGAGCGCTCGTCGATGCTAAACGATGCGTATCGCACATTGCGCGATAAGGTCGCGCGCGTCACGTATCTGCTGACGCTTGAGGGCTACAAGGAAGCTGAGAAGAAAGCGCCGCCTGATTTGTTAGAAGAAGTCTTCGAATTGAACATGCAGATTGAAGAGTTGAAGGCTGCGAAAAGGATGGGCGATGAAGAGGAAGTCGCTGAAGCCCGATCGGCGCTCGAAGATGCGCTCGCGGGTTTGCGAGAAAAGTTAGCCGGCATCGACAAACGGCTTCTCGCGCTGTTTGAGGACTGGGATTCCGCCTTGGATCGAAGCGCTGCGACAGACGAGAAAAAGCCTTTGCTCGATCGAATGAGTGAGTTGCTCTCACACCGATCATACGTTCGTCATCTCGCTGATAGCATCCAGGAGGAACTCTGA
- a CDS encoding iron-sulfur cluster assembly accessory protein, with product MIELTSKAVEKVREIMHDQGIAEGGLRVGVKGGGCSGMSYNLAIDTEERPGDQVFEKDGVKVFVDLKSFLFLDGSTLDYKEEGLMQRGFTFLNPKSSGTCGCGESFAV from the coding sequence ATGATTGAACTGACTTCAAAAGCTGTTGAGAAGGTCCGCGAGATCATGCACGACCAGGGAATCGCCGAGGGCGGGCTGAGGGTTGGCGTGAAGGGCGGCGGTTGTTCGGGGATGAGCTACAATCTGGCGATCGATACCGAAGAGCGGCCTGGTGACCAAGTCTTCGAGAAGGACGGCGTGAAGGTCTTCGTCGATCTGAAGAGCTTTTTGTTCCTTGACGGCTCGACGCTTGATTACAAGGAAGAGGGGTTGATGCAAAGAGGTTTCACCTTCCTCAATCCCAAGTCTTCGGGCACGTGCGGCTGCGGCGAATCGTTTGCGGTTTGA
- the iscU gene encoding Fe-S cluster assembly scaffold IscU → MAYSDKVVDHYNNPRNVGSLDKKDPSVGTGLVGAPECGDVMKLQIKINPDTQIIEDAKFKTFGCGSAIASSSLATEWLKGRSVDDALAIKNTAIVKELNLPPVKIHCSVLAEDAIKAAVRDYQKKQTTETPKAEEAAVNA, encoded by the coding sequence ATGGCATATTCAGACAAGGTCGTTGATCATTACAACAATCCGCGCAATGTTGGAAGCCTCGACAAGAAAGACCCCAGCGTCGGTACGGGGCTTGTCGGCGCGCCCGAGTGCGGCGACGTGATGAAGCTTCAGATCAAGATCAATCCCGATACGCAGATCATCGAGGATGCGAAGTTCAAGACGTTCGGCTGCGGCTCGGCCATCGCAAGCTCGAGCCTCGCAACCGAGTGGCTCAAGGGACGATCGGTCGACGATGCGCTGGCGATCAAGAACACAGCAATCGTAAAGGAGTTGAACCTCCCGCCGGTCAAGATTCATTGCTCGGTTCTTGCTGAAGACGCAATCAAAGCGGCGGTGCGCGACTATCAGAAGAAGCAGACGACCGAAACGCCGAAGGCCGAAGAAGCCGCCGTCAACGCGTGA
- a CDS encoding IscS subfamily cysteine desulfurase has product MALKLPIYMDYHATTPCDPRVFETMRPYFIEIFGNAASRNHQFGWEAEEAVENARKQVADLISASSKEIVFTSGATESDNLAIKGVADMYYERGDHIITAVTEHKAVLDSCKKLEKRGFKVTYLPVGSDGLITPDDIKNAITDKTILVTIMMANNEIGVIQPIAEIGKVCKEKGVLFHTDATQAIGKIPFNVNELNVDLASFSAHKIYGPKGAGGLYVRRKNPRVVLVPMMDGGGHERGMRSGTLNVTGIVGLGKACELAKDEMPVENERVFSLREKLRKGLMDDLPDVYVNGHPTERLPGNLNISFAYVEGESLLMGINDIAVSSGSACTSASLEPSYVLKALGVGEELAHSSIRFGLGRFNTEEEVDYTIGRVNEAVNRLRELSPLWEMVQEGVDLSKVQWAGE; this is encoded by the coding sequence ATGGCCTTGAAGCTCCCAATTTATATGGACTATCACGCGACGACGCCTTGTGATCCGCGCGTCTTCGAGACGATGCGTCCTTACTTCATCGAAATATTCGGAAATGCAGCAAGCCGCAATCATCAGTTTGGTTGGGAAGCCGAAGAAGCTGTCGAGAACGCGCGCAAACAAGTAGCTGATTTGATCAGCGCGTCTTCGAAGGAGATCGTATTCACCAGCGGCGCGACTGAGTCTGACAACCTTGCGATCAAGGGCGTCGCCGATATGTATTACGAGCGCGGCGACCACATCATAACCGCAGTCACCGAACACAAGGCAGTGCTGGACAGTTGCAAGAAGCTCGAAAAGCGCGGCTTCAAGGTGACTTATCTCCCGGTAGGAAGCGATGGACTGATCACACCCGATGACATCAAGAATGCGATCACTGACAAGACGATCCTCGTCACGATCATGATGGCGAACAATGAGATCGGAGTTATTCAGCCGATCGCTGAGATCGGCAAGGTATGTAAAGAGAAGGGTGTGCTCTTTCACACTGACGCAACTCAGGCCATCGGCAAAATCCCGTTCAATGTGAACGAGCTGAACGTCGACCTCGCTTCGTTCTCGGCTCACAAGATCTACGGACCGAAGGGCGCCGGAGGCTTGTATGTTCGACGCAAGAACCCTCGCGTGGTGCTCGTGCCGATGATGGACGGCGGCGGCCACGAGCGTGGCATGCGAAGCGGAACCCTCAACGTAACCGGAATAGTCGGGTTGGGAAAAGCGTGCGAGCTCGCAAAGGACGAAATGCCGGTTGAGAACGAGCGCGTTTTCAGCCTGCGAGAGAAGTTGCGCAAGGGGCTTATGGATGATTTGCCCGACGTCTACGTCAACGGGCATCCGACCGAACGCCTGCCAGGAAACCTGAACATTTCATTTGCCTACGTCGAGGGCGAGTCGCTGTTGATGGGCATCAATGATATTGCTGTGTCGTCAGGCTCGGCGTGCACGTCGGCGAGTCTCGAGCCGAGTTACGTGCTGAAGGCTCTGGGCGTCGGGGAAGAGCTTGCGCACAGCTCGATTCGGTTTGGACTCGGGCGATTCAACACAGAGGAAGAAGTCGACTACACCATCGGCCGCGTTAACGAGGCCGTGAACAGATTGCGAGAGCTTTCACCGCTGTGGGAGATGGTCCAGGAGGGCGTCGACCTCAGCAAGGTTCAGTGGGCTGGCGAATAA
- a CDS encoding Rrf2 family transcriptional regulator, whose product MQVSSKGKYSVRAVLDIAQHSDGAPVPLAAISQREGISLMFLEQLFQQLRKGDIVKSLRGSHGGYVLARDPSEITIGEILRLVESPLYTNSCFSKEESVDDCRISSSCISGAIWKQLAEHVDNFLDSITVADLSNKGKPEIVYALRVKSKRILADPGMTVERPEPETAEVA is encoded by the coding sequence ATGCAAGTTTCTTCAAAAGGGAAATACTCGGTGCGCGCGGTGCTCGACATCGCTCAGCACTCAGATGGCGCGCCGGTGCCTCTGGCAGCCATCTCGCAGCGAGAAGGAATATCGCTGATGTTTCTCGAGCAGCTCTTTCAGCAACTCCGCAAGGGAGACATAGTCAAGAGCTTGCGCGGATCGCACGGAGGATACGTTCTCGCTCGTGATCCGTCGGAGATCACCATTGGCGAAATCCTTCGCTTGGTCGAGTCTCCGCTTTACACAAACTCCTGTTTTAGCAAAGAAGAATCGGTCGACGATTGCAGGATATCGAGCAGTTGCATCAGCGGCGCGATCTGGAAGCAGTTGGCCGAGCACGTGGACAACTTTTTGGATTCGATTACTGTGGCCGATCTGTCGAACAAGGGGAAGCCCGAGATCGTCTACGCACTAAGAGTGAAATCGAAACGCATACTGGCAGATCCAGGGATGACCGTCGAAAGGCCCGAACCGGAAACGGCTGAGGTCGCTTAG
- the sufB gene encoding Fe-S cluster assembly protein SufB encodes MSTEIDTIEALVNSEYKWGFVTEIEADTVPCGLNEDTIRLISAKKNEPEFMLEWRLSAYRHWLTLEESEAEPTWANIHYPPIDYQKIVYYSAPKTKKDGPKSLDEVDPELLRTYEKLGIPLREREILSGVAIDAVFDSVSVATTFREKLGELGIIFCSFSEAVQEHPELVKKYLGSVVPYTDNFFATLNSAVFTDGSFCYIPKGVRCPMELSTYFRINAKNTGQFERTLIIADEGSYVSYLEGCTAPMRDENQLHAAVVELIAHDDATIKYSTVQNWYPGDKNGKGGIYNFVTKRGKCLGKNSKISWTQVETGSAITWKYPSCILQGDNSVGEFYSVALTNNYQQADTGTKMIHIGKNTRSTIVSKGISAGHGQNSYRGMVKILKSATGARNYSQCDSLLLGDKCGAHTFPYLEVKNSTAQVEHEATTSKIGEDQIFYFRQRGLSSEDAISMIVNGFCKQVFRELPMEFAVEAQKLLGVSLEGSVG; translated from the coding sequence ATGAGTACAGAGATCGACACCATCGAAGCGCTAGTCAACAGCGAGTACAAGTGGGGGTTCGTAACCGAAATCGAGGCCGATACCGTGCCTTGCGGTTTGAATGAGGACACGATCCGGCTGATATCCGCCAAGAAGAATGAACCAGAGTTCATGCTCGAGTGGCGCTTGAGCGCTTATCGACATTGGTTGACGCTCGAGGAATCTGAAGCGGAACCGACCTGGGCGAACATCCATTATCCACCGATCGATTACCAGAAGATCGTCTACTACTCGGCGCCAAAGACTAAAAAGGATGGGCCGAAGAGTTTGGACGAAGTCGATCCGGAACTGCTCAGGACCTATGAGAAGCTCGGCATACCGCTTCGTGAACGTGAGATCCTCAGCGGAGTTGCGATCGATGCCGTGTTCGATAGCGTTTCGGTAGCTACTACCTTCCGAGAGAAACTCGGAGAGCTTGGAATAATCTTCTGTTCGTTTTCTGAAGCCGTGCAGGAGCATCCCGAACTGGTCAAGAAGTATCTAGGATCGGTCGTGCCTTACACCGACAACTTCTTCGCCACGCTGAACTCTGCGGTCTTCACCGACGGATCGTTCTGCTACATACCGAAGGGCGTGCGATGTCCGATGGAGCTGTCTACTTACTTTCGCATCAACGCCAAGAACACCGGCCAGTTCGAGCGCACGTTGATCATCGCCGACGAAGGCAGCTACGTTAGCTACCTCGAAGGATGCACCGCTCCGATGCGTGACGAGAATCAACTTCACGCGGCGGTCGTCGAGTTGATCGCGCACGACGATGCGACGATCAAATACTCGACCGTGCAGAACTGGTATCCTGGCGACAAAAACGGCAAGGGCGGTATCTACAACTTCGTCACCAAGCGCGGCAAGTGTCTGGGCAAGAATTCGAAGATATCGTGGACGCAGGTTGAGACCGGCTCGGCCATAACCTGGAAGTACCCGAGCTGCATTTTGCAGGGCGACAACTCGGTTGGTGAGTTCTACTCGGTGGCGCTAACCAACAACTACCAGCAAGCCGACACTGGAACCAAGATGATCCACATCGGCAAGAACACGCGCAGCACGATTGTGTCGAAGGGAATCTCAGCGGGCCACGGTCAAAACAGCTACCGCGGGATGGTAAAGATTCTTAAGAGCGCGACTGGCGCGCGTAACTACTCGCAGTGTGATTCGTTGCTGCTTGGCGATAAGTGCGGCGCGCACACATTCCCCTATCTCGAGGTTAAAAACTCGACGGCGCAGGTCGAGCACGAGGCTACTACTTCAAAAATAGGTGAAGATCAAATCTTCTACTTCCGCCAGCGAGGATTGTCGAGCGAGGATGCGATCAGCATGATCGTCAACGGCTTCTGCAAACAAGTTTTCCGCGAGCTGCCGATGGAATTTGCAGTGGAAGCTCAAAAGCTGCTCGGTGTGAGTCTCGAGGGCAGCGTTGGGTGA
- the sufC gene encoding Fe-S cluster assembly ATPase SufC has translation MLEVKYLHVSVDKNEILRGINLKVNAGEVHAIMGPNGSGKSTLAHVLAGRDGYQVTEGEVIYEGKDLLAMPPEQRAREGVFLAFQYPVEIPGVSNMYFLRAALNAIRKHRGLDELDAMDFLTMVREKMKSLDMDQTLMNRPVNDGFSGGEKKRNEIFQMAVLEPKLAILDETDSGLDIDALKTVADGINALRLPHRAIILVTHYQRLLNYVVPDYVHVLSEGRIVKSGGKELALELEEKGYVWLEESAQPVKSGASLT, from the coding sequence ATGCTCGAAGTCAAGTATCTACATGTAAGCGTCGATAAGAATGAAATCCTGAGAGGCATCAACCTCAAGGTGAACGCGGGCGAAGTGCACGCGATCATGGGCCCGAACGGATCGGGCAAGAGCACGCTGGCTCACGTGCTGGCCGGACGCGACGGTTATCAGGTTACCGAAGGCGAGGTGATCTACGAGGGCAAAGACTTACTCGCAATGCCTCCGGAGCAGCGCGCCCGCGAAGGCGTGTTCCTGGCGTTTCAGTATCCGGTTGAGATTCCGGGCGTGAGCAATATGTATTTTCTGCGAGCCGCGCTCAACGCGATACGCAAACATCGCGGACTCGACGAGCTTGATGCGATGGACTTCCTCACCATGGTGCGCGAGAAGATGAAGTCGCTCGATATGGACCAGACCTTAATGAATCGTCCGGTGAACGACGGATTCTCGGGAGGCGAGAAAAAACGCAACGAGATATTTCAGATGGCGGTGCTCGAACCGAAGCTCGCCATTCTGGACGAGACCGATTCGGGTCTCGATATCGACGCGCTGAAGACGGTCGCTGACGGCATCAACGCACTGCGACTCCCTCATCGCGCGATAATACTTGTGACGCATTATCAGCGGCTGCTGAACTACGTCGTGCCCGATTATGTGCACGTGTTGTCTGAAGGCCGCATCGTCAAGTCCGGCGGCAAGGAACTGGCGCTCGAGCTTGAAGAGAAAGGCTACGTCTGGCTGGAGGAAAGCGCGCAGCCGGTGAAGTCGGGAGCGTCTTTGACATGA
- the sufD gene encoding Fe-S cluster assembly protein SufD: MIGVKEKQDIYVSTFAQLEKELTAGDWAWTRPIRKAAIERFAELGFPTSKLEDWKFTSVAPIAKLAFRPARHEANGLTIEELASTPLADVAFGTSCHRLVFVNGHFSVELSCIDALPEGARVTSLAAALRTDAALIETHLARYASYHDHAFVALNTAFMQDGAFVEIPKGLILDKPIYLIFVATQSEAPTVIYPRTLIVAGSGSQAQIIESYIGLSDSVYFTNAVTEIVAGENSVVEYYKLQHESKQAFHIGAVQVHQDRNGNFTSHTITLGGGLVRNDLNAVLDGSGIECSLNGLYVTGGRQHVDNHTVVDHCKPHGTSRELYKGILGGKSSAVFNGSIVVRKDAQKTDARQSNKNLLLSEGATINSKPQLEINADDVKCTHGTSIGHLDEDSVFYLRSRGVGPDEARTILTYGFADDVLNRMKLDAIRVRLECALVARMPATHTHLEES; this comes from the coding sequence ATGATCGGAGTCAAGGAAAAACAAGACATCTACGTCTCGACCTTCGCGCAGTTGGAGAAAGAGCTGACGGCCGGCGACTGGGCGTGGACGCGTCCGATTCGCAAGGCCGCGATCGAGCGCTTCGCCGAGCTGGGCTTTCCGACAAGCAAGCTCGAAGACTGGAAGTTCACAAGCGTCGCGCCCATTGCGAAGCTCGCGTTCCGGCCGGCTCGACATGAAGCGAACGGGTTGACTATCGAGGAGCTTGCGAGCACGCCGCTGGCTGACGTCGCGTTTGGAACGAGCTGCCATCGACTCGTGTTCGTCAACGGGCACTTCTCCGTCGAGCTATCGTGCATCGATGCTTTGCCGGAAGGCGCCCGGGTAACAAGCCTTGCGGCCGCTCTGAGGACTGATGCCGCGCTGATAGAGACTCACCTCGCGCGTTATGCCAGCTATCACGATCACGCCTTCGTCGCCCTCAACACGGCCTTCATGCAAGACGGCGCGTTTGTCGAGATCCCGAAAGGCCTGATCCTTGACAAGCCCATCTATCTGATTTTCGTCGCGACTCAAAGCGAGGCTCCCACCGTCATATATCCTCGTACCTTGATCGTCGCGGGAAGCGGCAGCCAGGCCCAAATCATCGAGAGCTACATCGGCCTTTCAGACAGCGTCTACTTCACCAACGCCGTGACGGAGATCGTGGCAGGCGAAAACTCCGTAGTCGAGTATTACAAGCTCCAGCACGAGAGCAAGCAGGCGTTCCATATCGGCGCCGTGCAGGTCCATCAAGATCGCAACGGCAACTTCACGTCTCACACGATCACGCTGGGCGGCGGGCTGGTCCGCAACGACCTCAACGCAGTATTGGACGGTTCCGGGATCGAGTGCTCGCTTAACGGTCTCTATGTTACCGGTGGCCGGCAGCATGTCGACAATCACACCGTCGTCGACCACTGCAAGCCGCACGGCACAAGCCGCGAGCTCTACAAGGGCATCCTTGGCGGCAAATCGTCCGCAGTCTTTAACGGCAGCATAGTAGTTCGCAAGGACGCTCAGAAGACTGATGCCCGTCAGAGTAACAAGAATCTGTTGCTCTCGGAGGGCGCGACGATCAACAGCAAGCCTCAGCTCGAGATCAACGCCGACGATGTGAAATGCACGCACGGGACGAGCATCGGCCACCTGGATGAGGACTCGGTCTTCTATCTGCGCTCTCGCGGCGTAGGTCCAGACGAGGCGAGAACGATTTTGACTTATGGCTTCGCCGATGACGTGCTGAACAGGATGAAGCTTGACGCGATTCGCGTCCGGCTTGAATGCGCGCTGGTGGCGCGCATGCCAGCCACACACACGCACCTGGAGGAATCATGA
- a CDS encoding cysteine desulfurase gives MKATGGILASEQHTKALSFDADIIREDFPILKQLVYGKPLVYLDNAATSQKPAGVLDAMTHYYSTDNSNIHRGVHILSERATQQYEEARTKVQGFINAAQSKEIIFTRGTTEAINLVANSYGRANVKAGDEVLITAMEHHSNIVPWQILCEEKGARLRVAPINDDGELILEDFAKLLNERTKLVSLVHVSNALGTINPIPGIVEIAHRHNVPVMIDGAQAAPHMKLDVQELDCDFYAFSGHKVYGPTGIGVLYGKASLLDAMPPYQGGGDMISSVTFEKTTYNTLPYKFEAGTPNIAGTIGLGAAIDYVNQIGLERIARYEHELLEYGTEALSQIPGLRLIGTAKDKAAVLSFVLEGVHPHDVGTILDREGIAIRTGHHCAMPVMERFGIPATARASLAFYNTKEEIDALVAGIHKVKEVFG, from the coding sequence ATGAAGGCGACAGGCGGGATATTAGCTTCAGAGCAACATACGAAGGCGCTCTCCTTCGACGCGGACATTATTAGAGAAGACTTTCCTATCCTGAAGCAGTTAGTCTATGGCAAGCCGCTCGTCTATTTGGACAACGCCGCCACAAGCCAAAAGCCCGCCGGTGTTCTCGATGCGATGACGCATTACTATTCGACTGACAATTCGAACATCCACCGCGGCGTGCACATCTTGAGCGAGCGAGCTACGCAGCAATACGAAGAAGCGCGGACCAAAGTGCAAGGCTTCATAAACGCCGCCCAGTCAAAAGAAATAATCTTCACTAGAGGAACAACGGAAGCCATTAACCTGGTCGCTAACAGCTACGGCCGCGCAAACGTGAAAGCGGGAGACGAAGTCCTGATCACCGCGATGGAACATCACTCGAATATCGTTCCGTGGCAGATTCTCTGTGAAGAGAAAGGCGCGCGGCTTCGCGTCGCCCCTATCAACGACGACGGCGAGCTGATCCTTGAAGATTTTGCAAAGCTCCTGAACGAGCGAACGAAACTCGTGTCGCTGGTGCATGTCTCCAACGCTCTGGGCACGATTAACCCGATTCCGGGAATCGTTGAGATTGCCCATCGCCACAATGTTCCGGTGATGATCGACGGCGCGCAAGCAGCGCCGCATATGAAGCTCGACGTGCAAGAACTTGATTGCGACTTTTACGCGTTCTCTGGCCACAAGGTTTACGGGCCGACTGGAATCGGAGTGCTCTACGGCAAGGCCAGCCTGCTTGACGCGATGCCTCCATATCAAGGGGGCGGCGATATGATCTCCTCCGTCACGTTTGAGAAGACGACTTACAATACGCTGCCTTACAAGTTTGAAGCGGGCACGCCGAACATCGCCGGCACGATCGGGCTCGGGGCTGCGATCGACTATGTGAATCAGATTGGACTCGAGAGAATCGCCAGATATGAACACGAACTTCTAGAGTATGGGACCGAGGCGCTCTCACAGATCCCGGGGCTGCGACTGATCGGGACCGCGAAAGACAAAGCCGCCGTTCTCTCATTCGTCCTCGAAGGCGTTCACCCGCATGACGTGGGCACGATCCTCGATCGCGAAGGGATCGCCATTCGGACCGGTCACCACTGTGCGATGCCGGTGATGGAACGTTTCGGAATACCTGCTACGGCGCGCGCGTCGCTTGCTTTCTACAACACCAAAGAAGAGATCGACGCGCTAGTAGCAGGGATTCACAAGGTCAAGGAGGTCTTTGGCTGA